In Phaseolus vulgaris cultivar G19833 chromosome 10, P. vulgaris v2.0, whole genome shotgun sequence, a single genomic region encodes these proteins:
- the LOC137815918 gene encoding uncharacterized protein — protein MIVDTVEDHVPDADITFTKADLQDVVPHDNDPIVISLVTAGRKVHRVLMDQGSSADVMFWPTFNKLQLSLAQLRPYPGCLYGFAGDQVEVRGYIELRTTFTDGTVAHSEKIKYLVVNAPSAYNILLGRPTLNRLGAVPSTRHMKLKLPSMEGVVITVKSDQKEVRRCYENNLKQ, from the coding sequence ATGATTGTTGACACGGTGGAAGATCATGTCCCCGATGCTGACATCACCTTCACCAAGGCGGATCTCcaggacgttgtgcctcacgacaacgatcctatAGTTATCTCCCTCGTCACGGCAGGGAGAAAAGTGCACAGGGTCCTCATGgatcagggaagctcggcagacgtgatgttttggccgacgtTCAACAAGTTGCAGCTGTCCCTTGCTCAGTTGAGGCCATACCCAGGGTGCTTGTACGGCTTCGCAggggaccaggtggaggtgcgaGGCTACATAGAGCTGAGGACCACGTTCACGGATGGGACCGTGGCCCACAGTGAGAAGATCAAGTACCTAGTGGTCAACGCTCCATCCGcttacaacatactgttgggaaggccgacGCTCAACAGGTTGGGAGCCGtaccatcgacgaggcacatgaagttgaagctgccgtcgatggagggggtaGTGATCACCGTCAAGTCAGACCAGAAGGAAGTTAGGCGCTGCTACGAGAACAACCTCAAGCAGTAG
- the LOC137815925 gene encoding uncharacterized protein — protein MSMEAQRTNDAFDVDLVFTKADLEDVIPHDNDLVVISVVTTGRKVHRVLVDQGSSADDNLNKLQLSPDILRPYGGCLYGFVRDQVEVRGYLELRTSFTDGTASRTESIRYLVVNAFSAYNMLLGRPTLNRLGVVPSTRHMKMKLPDLTGKVITIKSDQKEAKRCYENNLKTR, from the coding sequence ATGTCGATGGAAGCACAGAGGACCAACGACGCCTTCGACGTTGACCTGGTTTTTACCAAGGCCGACCTGGAGGATGTCATACCCCATGACAATGATCTGGTGGTAATCTCAGTGGTAACCacaggaaggaaggtgcaccgtgTGCTAGTAgatcagggaagctcggcagacgacAACCTCAACAAACTGCAACTATCTCCTGACATATTAAGGCCCTATggtggttgtctctacggtttcgtaagagaccaggtggaggtgcggGGATACTTGGAGTTGAGGACCAGCTTCACAGATGGCACTGCGTCACGAACGGAGAGCATTAGGTACCTTGTCGTCAACGCCTTCTCTGCTTATAATATGTTGTTGGGTAGACCAACGCTGAATAGGTTGGGAGTGgtaccatcgacaaggcacatgaagatgaagctaccggacctgaCAGGAAAGGTGATTACTATCAAATCAGATCAAAAGGAGGCCAAGCGGTGCTACGAGAACAACCTCAAAACACGGTGA